The window taataacaaGATTTAAACTTACcaataaaattaacttttttttttacttgcgGATACAAGAGAAATGTTGCAACAAACAAAGGATAAACTGCTCTGAATCAGCtcaaatcaaaccagatgaGATCAACTCACTTGGTAAATCTCCATGTCTGAGTGTTTATAATCAAAGAAATCATAAATGCGAGAAATAATGTATGTACAAGCTTAAAAATAGCATATTAAACTGAGTAAAGTAGATCCCTCATCTACCATCAATATGCCAAACCTTTCTTCACTAGCCTGACTTGCGAGATACTCTCATGGCAAAGGCTCCTGCGAGTCTCCAAGACGAGACAAGTGCAAGTAAGCATCAGTCCCTGCACGTGTCAACAACAAACATACATCAAAGTTGATCTCAAATATGAAAGGATATGATCTCAAATATGAAATGGAATAAGCATTAGACTCGCCGTATCCTTCCATGGATATGATCTGCAAATCTCCACCAAAATAGCGAGCATACAAGCGACTAATAGGCAGACCATAACCATAACCAGCCATAGTCAGGGGAACATCAGCGGTTCCCAAGTCCACATCTTCTTCAAGTGGGTTTCTTGCAGTGCTGTAGAGGTAAGTGAATATTTTGGGGAGACCGCTTCTCGGTATACCTCCACCTTCATCTGAGACCTATTATAGATTAACCCACAACAATGATCAGCTCAAACTGCTGCAACAAAAAAGATTGAAAAGCGTAGCAGAGAGGGAAACAACAAACCTTTATCGTAACATCTTCGATTCCATCAGCAACAATGATACGGATTGGTGGTGCAACCCTATCAGAGTCAACAAACCGCTCTTGGACAGCACGGAGAGAGTTTTTGACTAGCTCATACACCATAAGATGCAAATGGGTCGGAACATACCTATGAAAAGGAGTATCAAAACACCATTGTTGGCTATGTGAAAACAAAAGCTAGAGAATGAATCCAAGAAGAGAACAAGAACTCACGGAAAGGTGAAACTTGGATCGCCATATATGTTTATCTCCGGAGCAGAACCATACTCTCTGAAACAAATTGACCTTGCATCTTCACTAGCATTCCTTGCCACCTCCATAGGAGACATCTTGGTGTGTATGTAACCCACAGTATGAAGTGGTGGGTTTGGATTATGCAACTCAACATGCTGCCCTGAGAATTTTCATTACAACATCAAACAGTATTAACACAAACGAAGATTTTTCAGttaagtaattaaaaaaaaaacaagtcttACCGATAAGCATACGGATCCCTATACGTGACAAGTAGAAGCGATCAAGAAAC of the Brassica rapa cultivar Chiifu-401-42 chromosome A03, CAAS_Brap_v3.01, whole genome shotgun sequence genome contains:
- the LOC103859160 gene encoding pyruvate dehydrogenase (acetyl-transferring) kinase, mitochondrial is translated as MAVKKASEMFSKSLIEDVHRWGCMKQTGVSLRYMMEFGSTPTERNLLISAQFLHKELPIRIARRAIELETLPYGLSEKPAVLKVRDWYVESFRDMRAFPEIKDTADEKEFTQMIKAVKVRHNNVVPMMALGVNQLKKGMKLYEKLDEIHQFLDRFYLSRIGIRMLIGQHVELHNPNPPLHTVGYIHTKMSPMEVARNASEDARSICFREYGSAPEINIYGDPSFTFPYVPTHLHLMVYELVKNSLRAVQERFVDSDRVAPPIRIIVADGIEDVTIKVSDEGGGIPRSGLPKIFTYLYSTARNPLEEDVDLGTADVPLTMAGYGYGLPISRLYARYFGGDLQIISMEGYGTDAYLHLSRLGDSQEPLP